A region from the Drosophila takahashii strain IR98-3 E-12201 chromosome 2L, DtakHiC1v2, whole genome shotgun sequence genome encodes:
- the LOC108065950 gene encoding selenoprotein BthD: MPDKRPLDPLQPVLYIDHCRYRQTYRKRALHLHSSLAEALRAIQPRVKLQLRINDRGPPQDGSFEVAIAPHPTDDTKARQGVWTGLRRMPSASKVPHVDDIITPVCFALKLRDPHRESHRRMLTNLRHNEGSRARRREFM, encoded by the coding sequence ATGCCCGACAAAAGGCCATTGGATCCGCTCCAGCCGGTTCTCTATATAGACCACTGCCGTTATCGCCAGACCTACCGGAAACGGGCTCTGCACCTCCATTCTTCGCTGGCGGAGGCTTTGAGGGCCATCCAGCCAAGGGTTAAGCTCCAGCTAAGGATCAACGACAGAGGTCCCCCGCAAGATGGATCCTTTGAGGTGGCAATTGCTCCGCACCCAACCGACGATACTAAGGCCCGCCAGGGTGTGTGGACTGGATTGAGGAGAATGCCCAGTGCATCGAAGGTTCCCCATGTGGACGATATAATTACCCCGGTTTGTTTCGCCCTTAAACTCAGGGATCCCCACAGGGAATCGCATCGACGGATGCTGACCAATTTGCGACACAACGAGGGCAGTCGAGCGAGGAGGAGAGAATTCATGTAA